GGACTGTTGTTCAGCCTGTGAGTATTTCGGGGCGGTCCTGAACCGGACCTGAACGAATCATCGCCCGTTCTTCCGACTTTAGATTTGCCGGTTTCGTGAGCAAACGCGGGCTTTTCCGTTCAGTTCCCAAGCCGGCCACGATGGGCAAACGACGTGGCAAATCGGGCACGAGTTTGGCGCACGGGCATGACAGGCCGGCGTCGGGATGTTAGGCGCTTGAAGATCGGAGCAGGCAAATGCAGCAGACTCAGACCGTTATCGAGGTCGTAACGTCAGGACAGGGACTCTACGAGTTTTCGCGCCCGCTGCGCCAGTTCGTGACTGGTTCCGGCATTCGCTCCGGCCTCGCGACGGTCTTCTGCCGCCACACCTCGTGTTCGCTCCTCATCCAGGAGAATGCGGATCCGGACGTGCAGGTGGACCTCAAGGGCTTCTTCAGCCGCCTCGTTCCCGAGCATATGCCCTGGATCACCCACACCCTCGAAGGGCCCGACGACATGCCTGCCCACATCAAGGCGGCGCTGACGCAGACCTCCATCGGCATCCCTGTCGATGCCGGTTCCCTGGTGCTCGGCACCTGGCAGGGCGTCTATCTCTTCGAGCATCGCTCCGCGCCGCATCGGCGGCAGGTCGTCGTGCATATCATCGGAGAGTGAACGTGAGTTTTGCAGAGCTGGCCGCCTATTGGCCATTCGCCGTCGGCCTTCTCGTTACGGGTGCCTTTTCGGGCGTTTTCGCCGGGCTCCTTGGCATTGGCGGGGGCGCCATCATCGTGCCGGCGCTCGGCTGGGCGCTGGGGCTCATGGGCTATGACAGCGATGTGGTCCAGCACGTGGCGGTGGCCACTTCGCTGGCGATCATCATCCCCACCGGCATCATGAGCGCGCGCTCGCACTACAAGCGAGGCGCGGTCGATACCCAAGCGCTGCGCCTCTGGGTGCCCTTCATCTTCGTGGGTACACTGATCGGCGGCCTCATGGCCGGCCTGTTCTCGGGCGCCGTGCTGCGCCTCGTCTTCGGCTTCATGTCGATCTTCATCGCCGCCAATATCGTGCTGCCGTTCCAGACGCGGCTCATGGGACATCTCAAGGGTTCGGCGCTTACCCACCGGATTTCGGCGTTCGTCGTCGGCTACATTTCCGCGCTGATGGGTACGGGCGGCGGCTCGCTCAGCGTCCCGACGCTCGCCGCCTTCGGCGAAACCATGCACAAGGCTGTGGGCACGGGCGCGGCCATCGGCGTCGCCATCGCCATCGGCGGCACGATCGGTTTCGTCATATCCGGCTGGAGCGCCTCCGATCTGCCTCCGCTCAGCATCGGCTACGTGAACCTCGTGGCGCTGGTCATCGTTGGCGCCATGGCCGCGGTCTGCGCGCCCATTGGAGTCGCGATCGCCCACCGACTGGACCAGAAGACGCTCAAATACGTCTTCGCGATATTTCTGACGCTGGTCGGGCTGCAGATGATCTGGAAAGCCCTGTTCTAGCTGCCACCCCAAAGGAAAGGGGAGCCGAAGCTCCCCTCCCGTCTTACTTGCCTTCGGACAGTTCCCACTGCACCGACACGTTGACCGAGAAGCTCATCTCGCCCGCCTGCACCGGCACCGGGGAGGCCCCGGCATCGGCCATCGACTGCTTCATCATGTAGGGCTGCGGCGGCTGGTTGAAGTTCTGGTTCTCGCTGATCGAGAGGATACGCGACAGGCCAACGCCGGCGACTTCGGCGTAAAGGTCCGCCTTCTCCTTGGCATCGGCGAAAGCCGCCTTGCGGGCTTCGTCATAGAGCTTGGAAGGGTCGGCGACAGTGAAGCTCACGCCATTGATGGTATTGGCGCCTACGGTCACGGCCTTGTCGAGCACCTGGCCCAGCGAGGGCAGGTCACGGACGCGGACGGTGACGGCGTTCGAAACCTGGTAGCCGGCGATCTTGGGCGGCTTGCTGTAGCCGTTGGCGTCGCGCTCGTCCGAATAGACGTAGTTCGGGTTGACCGAGAAGCCTGAGGTCTGGATGTCCTTGGCTTCGATATTGGAGGCCTTGAGCGCCGCGATGAGATCGGCCATAGCCTTGGTATTGGCGTCGAGCGCCTCGCGGGCGGTCTCGCCCTGGGTGGTGACGCCGGAGGTGACAAAAGCGGTGTCCGGCGCGGCGCTGACTTCTGCGCGGCCCTCGATCGAGATCGTGCCCGGGCGCGGTGCTTCCTGAGCGAGAGCAGGAGCAGTGAGAGCCGTTGCGAGAGCAAGGGGAACAAGGGCGGTAATCAGACGCATGGGTCTCTCCATTTTGAAATTCCAGCAGAATTTGCTGTTCATTGCGGTGTTAATGCGGCGTACCTGAACGGGAGTTGAACGCGCCGTCACCCATTAAGACGCCAGCTCTGTGAAAGTCCTTGGGTGGTGCCGAAAGATTTTTTTGGGCAGGCGCGGAAGCCTTAAGTCTTAAAGTCCGAAACGCCGGCGCGGCTGGATTTATCCGCCCCGGCGCGCTAGCAAAGACGCATCCTTTTCGGCCTTGAAATGCGAGGGGCATCCAAAGCCATGACTGAAGCCATCGTCCCGTCTTCGGGCGTTCTCCTCGGCCGCGCCCGCGTGCCGGGGTTCGACCATCCCCGCGTCATCACCGTCCGCGACGGGATCGTTCTGGACATTACCGCCAAAGGCGCGGCGACGTCGCGCGATATCTGCGAGCGCTCCGATGCGGCCGCCCATGTGAAGTCGGCACCGGGAAAAGCGATCGGGTCGCTCGCCGACATTCTCGCCAACAGCGAGGCGGCAAAATCCGATGCGTCCAGGCCGTCACTGCTGTCGCCGATCGACCTGCAGGCGATCAAGGCGTCGGGGGTGACCTTCGTCGTGTCCCTGCTCGAGCGCGTGATCGAGGAGCAGGCGCGGGGCGACAAGTCGCGTGCCGATGCGTTGCGCCAGGATATCCTCACGCTGGTCGGCTCGAACCTTTCCGACCTCGTGCCGGGCTCGCCCGCGGCGATGAAGGTCAAGGAATCGCTGATCGCCAAAGGCGTCTGGAGCCAGTATCTCGAAGTCGGCATCGGGCCGGATGCCGAGATCTTCACCAAGAGCCAGCCGATGTCCTCGGTGGGCTGGGGCGCCGATGTCGGGCTGCATCCGGTTTCGAGCTGGAACAATCCGGAGCCGGAAGTGGCGGTGGTGGTAACGAGCGCCGGCCAGATCATCGGCGCGACCTTGGGCAACGACGTCAACCTGCGTGACGTCGAGGGCCGTTCGGCACTGCTGCTGGGCAAGGCCAAGGACAACAACGCCTCCGCTTCGCTCGGGCCGTTCATCCGGCTCTTCGATGGCGATTTCACCATCGAGACCATCAAGAGCGCCGAGCTGGCCTTGCGCGTGGAAGGCGAGGATGGGTTCGTGCTCGACGGACATTCGAACATGAGCCAGATCTCGCGCACTCCGGAATCCCTGGTGGCCGCGACCATCGGACGGCACCACCAATATCCGGACGGCCTGGTGCTTTATCTCGGTACGATGTTCGCCCCGGTCAAAGACCGGGATGGGGTGGGAAAAGGTTTCACCCACAAGATCAACGATGTGGTATCCATCTCCACCCCGAGCCTGGGC
The sequence above is a segment of the Paradevosia shaoguanensis genome. Coding sequences within it:
- a CDS encoding SIMPL domain-containing protein gives rise to the protein MRLITALVPLALATALTAPALAQEAPRPGTISIEGRAEVSAAPDTAFVTSGVTTQGETAREALDANTKAMADLIAALKASNIEAKDIQTSGFSVNPNYVYSDERDANGYSKPPKIAGYQVSNAVTVRVRDLPSLGQVLDKAVTVGANTINGVSFTVADPSKLYDEARKAAFADAKEKADLYAEVAGVGLSRILSISENQNFNQPPQPYMMKQSMADAGASPVPVQAGEMSFSVNVSVQWELSEGK
- a CDS encoding sulfite exporter TauE/SafE family protein — encoded protein: MSFAELAAYWPFAVGLLVTGAFSGVFAGLLGIGGGAIIVPALGWALGLMGYDSDVVQHVAVATSLAIIIPTGIMSARSHYKRGAVDTQALRLWVPFIFVGTLIGGLMAGLFSGAVLRLVFGFMSIFIAANIVLPFQTRLMGHLKGSALTHRISAFVVGYISALMGTGGGSLSVPTLAAFGETMHKAVGTGAAIGVAIAIGGTIGFVISGWSASDLPPLSIGYVNLVALVIVGAMAAVCAPIGVAIAHRLDQKTLKYVFAIFLTLVGLQMIWKALF
- a CDS encoding fumarylacetoacetate hydrolase family protein → MTEAIVPSSGVLLGRARVPGFDHPRVITVRDGIVLDITAKGAATSRDICERSDAAAHVKSAPGKAIGSLADILANSEAAKSDASRPSLLSPIDLQAIKASGVTFVVSLLERVIEEQARGDKSRADALRQDILTLVGSNLSDLVPGSPAAMKVKESLIAKGVWSQYLEVGIGPDAEIFTKSQPMSSVGWGADVGLHPVSSWNNPEPEVAVVVTSAGQIIGATLGNDVNLRDVEGRSALLLGKAKDNNASASLGPFIRLFDGDFTIETIKSAELALRVEGEDGFVLDGHSNMSQISRTPESLVAATIGRHHQYPDGLVLYLGTMFAPVKDRDGVGKGFTHKINDVVSISTPSLGTLRNRVRLSTECPPWTYGASHLLRDLAKADLL
- a CDS encoding secondary thiamine-phosphate synthase enzyme YjbQ, producing the protein MQQTQTVIEVVTSGQGLYEFSRPLRQFVTGSGIRSGLATVFCRHTSCSLLIQENADPDVQVDLKGFFSRLVPEHMPWITHTLEGPDDMPAHIKAALTQTSIGIPVDAGSLVLGTWQGVYLFEHRSAPHRRQVVVHIIGE